The following are encoded in a window of Pseudomonas graminis genomic DNA:
- the uca gene encoding urea carboxylase: MFDKLLIANRGAIACRILRTLRDLQVGGIAVYAEADAASLHILQADEAHSLGDGGAAGTYLAVDKILAIAQSTGAKAIHPGYGFLSENAAFAQACEDVGIAFVGPTPEQLRVFGLKHTARARAKQHGVPMLEGTELLDSVDAALSAAETIGYPVMLKSTAGGGGIGMRVCRSASELSESFEAVKRLGQNNFSDAGVFIEKYIQRARHLEVQVFGDGCGEVIALGVRDCSVQRRNQKVLEETPAPNLPAGMADELCAAAIKLAKAVNYRSAGTVEFVFDSDDQRFYFLEVNTRLQVEHGVTEQVWGVDLVSWMIQLAAGDLPPLVELRAGLQPVGHAIQARLYAEDPGRDFQPSPGLLTSVHFPTADGKHLRIDTWVEAGCEIPPFFDPMIAKVISWAPDRATASAGLAQALSETRLYGIETNRDYLRQIIADVPFASGQPWTRCLEGLSYRADTFEVLSGGTQTSVQDYPGRLGYWAVGVPPSGPMDSRSLRLGNVLVGNAEGCAALEITMSGPTLRFNTDAVIAVTGAVIPLTLNGDVQPMNQSLLVAAGSTLMLGTIAGAGARSYLCVRGGLDVPDYMGSKSTFTLGQFGGHGGRALRAGDVLHVAPLVDRRAGEQLTPAQIVELPAVRDIRVIYGPHAAPEYFTERYIETFFATDWEVHFNSSRTGVRLIGPKPEWVRADGGEAGLHPSNIHDNPYAIGAVDFTGDMPVILGPDGPSLGGFVCPVTIIEADLWQLGQLKAGDKVRFYPVSVEAARSLKLNTDLGRSELAREGAGTSHESVAAGPSHSRASALLQSPIVLDIGENDTRLVARLSGDTHLLLEIGAPELDLVLRFRGHALMQALESRQLTGVIDLTPGIRSLQVHYQPEQLPLKTLLDVVAGEWDGVCASKNLEVPSRIVHLPLSWDDPACQLAIEKYMTTVRKDAPWCPSNLEFIRRINDLPNLDEVHRTVFDASYLVMGLGDVYLGAPVATPLDPRHRLVTTKYNPARTWTAENSVGIGGAYMCVYGMEGPGGYQFVGRTLQMWNRYRAVAAFDGKPWLLRFFDQIRFYPVSADELLTIRRDFPLGRYPLQIEHSTLNLTEYQGFLADEAQGIAAFRSQQQSAFNAERERWIANGQASFESDEAVADSTEEAPLQNGQTSIDSHIAGNLWQVQVNVGQRVEAGETLVILESMKMEIPLLAPHAGVVSDVRVQPGSAVRAGQRVVVLDVS, encoded by the coding sequence CCCGCGCGAAACAGCACGGCGTGCCGATGCTTGAAGGCACCGAACTACTGGACAGCGTGGACGCCGCATTGAGCGCTGCTGAAACCATCGGCTACCCGGTCATGCTGAAAAGCACGGCGGGCGGCGGCGGGATCGGCATGCGCGTGTGCCGCAGCGCCAGCGAACTGAGCGAGTCGTTCGAGGCCGTCAAGCGACTGGGCCAGAACAACTTCAGCGACGCTGGCGTGTTCATCGAGAAGTACATCCAGCGCGCCCGCCATCTGGAAGTGCAGGTGTTCGGCGACGGTTGTGGCGAGGTGATCGCCCTCGGCGTGCGCGATTGCTCGGTGCAGCGTCGCAATCAGAAGGTCCTCGAAGAAACCCCAGCGCCGAACCTGCCCGCCGGCATGGCCGATGAGCTGTGCGCTGCGGCGATCAAGCTGGCGAAGGCGGTCAACTACCGCAGCGCCGGCACCGTGGAGTTCGTCTTCGACAGCGACGATCAGCGCTTCTACTTTCTGGAAGTGAACACCCGTTTGCAGGTCGAGCACGGCGTGACCGAGCAGGTCTGGGGCGTGGACCTGGTGAGCTGGATGATTCAGCTCGCGGCCGGTGATCTGCCGCCGCTCGTTGAATTGCGCGCGGGTTTACAGCCCGTCGGCCATGCGATTCAGGCGCGGTTGTACGCCGAAGACCCGGGCCGGGACTTTCAGCCCAGCCCCGGCTTGCTGACCTCGGTGCACTTCCCCACCGCCGACGGAAAACACCTGCGCATCGACACATGGGTCGAGGCCGGGTGCGAGATTCCGCCGTTTTTCGATCCGATGATCGCCAAGGTCATCAGTTGGGCGCCGGACAGAGCGACTGCCAGTGCCGGTCTCGCCCAGGCCCTGAGCGAAACCCGGCTGTACGGGATCGAGACCAACCGCGACTACTTGCGTCAGATTATCGCGGACGTGCCATTCGCCAGCGGTCAGCCGTGGACGCGGTGCCTTGAGGGGCTGAGCTATCGCGCCGACACGTTCGAGGTGCTGAGCGGCGGCACCCAGACCAGCGTTCAGGACTACCCGGGGCGCCTGGGTTATTGGGCGGTGGGCGTGCCTCCCTCCGGTCCGATGGACAGCCGATCGTTGCGTCTGGGCAATGTTCTGGTAGGTAACGCTGAAGGGTGCGCCGCGCTGGAAATCACCATGAGCGGGCCGACCCTGCGCTTCAACACCGATGCGGTCATCGCCGTGACGGGCGCGGTCATTCCGCTGACGCTGAATGGCGACGTGCAGCCGATGAATCAATCGTTGCTCGTTGCTGCTGGATCGACGTTGATGCTCGGCACTATCGCTGGCGCCGGTGCCCGCAGTTATCTGTGCGTGAGGGGCGGGCTGGATGTTCCGGATTATATGGGCAGCAAGAGCACATTCACCCTGGGCCAGTTTGGCGGGCATGGCGGGCGGGCGTTGCGCGCAGGGGACGTGCTGCATGTTGCGCCGTTGGTGGACCGCCGCGCAGGTGAACAGTTGACGCCAGCGCAAATCGTCGAGCTGCCGGCAGTGCGAGACATTCGGGTGATCTACGGCCCCCACGCAGCGCCGGAATATTTCACTGAGCGCTACATCGAAACCTTCTTCGCCACCGACTGGGAAGTGCATTTCAACTCCAGCCGCACGGGCGTGCGCCTGATCGGGCCGAAACCTGAATGGGTGCGTGCCGACGGCGGCGAAGCGGGCCTGCACCCGTCGAACATTCACGACAATCCGTACGCCATCGGCGCGGTGGATTTTACCGGGGACATGCCGGTGATTCTTGGGCCGGACGGGCCGAGCCTGGGCGGTTTTGTCTGCCCGGTGACGATCATCGAGGCGGATCTGTGGCAGTTGGGGCAGCTCAAGGCCGGGGACAAGGTGCGGTTTTATCCGGTGAGCGTCGAAGCGGCCCGCTCGCTGAAACTGAATACCGATCTGGGTAGGAGTGAGCTTGCTCGCGAAGGGGCCGGTACATCCCATGAGTCTGTGGCGGCCGGGCCATCGCATTCGCGGGCAAGCGCGCTCCTACAGTCACCCATCGTTCTTGATATAGGTGAAAACGACACCCGCCTCGTTGCTCGACTTTCTGGCGACACCCATCTGTTGCTGGAAATCGGCGCGCCGGAACTGGACCTGGTGCTGCGCTTCCGGGGCCATGCGCTGATGCAGGCGCTGGAAAGCAGGCAACTCACCGGCGTGATCGACCTGACGCCGGGCATTCGTTCGCTGCAGGTGCATTACCAGCCCGAACAACTGCCGCTGAAAACGCTGCTCGATGTGGTCGCCGGCGAGTGGGACGGCGTCTGCGCCAGCAAGAATCTGGAGGTGCCGTCGCGCATCGTTCATCTGCCGTTGTCCTGGGACGATCCGGCCTGCCAGCTGGCCATCGAAAAGTACATGACCACCGTGCGCAAGGACGCGCCGTGGTGCCCGAGCAACCTGGAATTCATCCGCCGCATCAACGACCTGCCGAACCTCGACGAAGTGCACCGCACCGTCTTCGACGCCAGCTATCTGGTGATGGGGCTGGGCGACGTTTACCTCGGTGCGCCGGTTGCTACGCCGCTGGATCCTCGCCATCGGCTGGTCACCACCAAATACAACCCGGCGCGCACCTGGACCGCCGAGAACTCCGTCGGCATCGGCGGCGCCTACATGTGCGTCTACGGCATGGAAGGCCCAGGCGGTTATCAGTTCGTGGGCCGCACGTTGCAGATGTGGAACCGCTATCGCGCGGTGGCGGCGTTCGATGGCAAACCGTGGCTGCTGCGGTTTTTCGATCAGATCCGTTTCTATCCTGTCAGTGCCGACGAGTTGCTGACCATCCGCCGCGATTTCCCCCTCGGTCGATACCCGCTGCAGATCGAGCACAGCACGCTCAATCTGACTGAGTACCAAGGCTTTCTGGCCGATGAAGCGCAGGGCATCGCGGCGTTCCGCAGCCAGCAGCAGAGTGCGTTCAACGCCGAGCGCGAGCGCTGGATCGCCAACGGTCAGGCCTCGTTCGAGAGCGACGAAGCGGTGGCCGACTCCACGGAAGAAGCCCCGCTGCAAAACGGGCAGACCAGCATCGACAGCCACATTGCCGGCAATCTCTGGCAGGTGCAGGTCAACGTCGGTCAGCGCGTCGAAGCGGGGGAAACGCTGGTGATTCTGGAGTCGATGAAAATGGAGATCCCGCTGCTGGCGCCCCACGCCGGTGTGGTCAGCGACGTACGCGTGCAACCCGGCTCGGCGGTACGCGCCGGGCAACGGGTGGTCGTGCTGGACGTTAGCTGA
- a CDS encoding dermonecrotic toxin domain-containing protein, whose product MNDRSSSDPASGLDLISNDTLPHGSAFSVSPFAEDMRPAESLKPTAAAPAEPHTLNHKRLMRQAVSPVAELLYGSVWVLKAWQLDLECPPSTVRHLDQRLEETLQARFGAPIDLDELHISFSTALEPAVETDGRERFELRLTLRELGRETLDPLGFLALKRCAEADRPLSASTPTLTVSAFFELLIETRWTLEYEQMQRQFWEQHGNTWEMLAKLAFLDGLTRLQSRRWIDNDGHLLALDALGLTRFPPSLQDLQSPRPPARSVVRGLALNGEIIPGIFHVRSNTTGHCYVHVLGSAPLCHEYVSDDAPWKADKVLEAINASAWHRLNLSLEGTHTLLTLAAPSDGVFTQLRVAQQHFCAARLSDIDAVESPAAFIDDDHCALMPIEPAMALVSALDYWQHHEPLLTRIPTPLGVANRLMGQWLRQMCPRLKPVPLKQKHTLVTDPQRVFIRYLPGTSRTPWGHPRIAAGNVIVTPDEAPVTLAQALISRFRALQPHGYDDEGGRWVVYADPSGKGTWSPEAELNISALGVEAYIQGIDFLELMQRHLDRFWQQQRADVERALWSTFVSQALLALKSGELPRDSFQRVIEAVEQAQRGHPPETRLLATAPVRWSAAGFYVSNGLPLGADCPPCVGLLMITTPDREDGVLYQAGQSTPFVPFSNRQQLISHLKAAATNPAWRETVLNYMPRRFHARLGYVLELWGGVRSPTEPVSILRPWTEPLYSPDTHAARQHLLSEQEVSGSPMGFICERLRLNSQYDAEDSIVTDREQALDTWIQHLDRLQLLLAPMALVLPAASIAALTASAASVALGIQAANLPGDRQAERRQAMFAILSLGLLHMAPATPRLLQAFGKLTAPAAAWGPGLTRVKAALPARGFGDWLRRATHPRRTLLKPFFNGTGLMKTWSVAGNAEFGTSAVQVWKLGRKFLLWTSDRTQARTLVVSSHGYYLPWTRTTAIPNGTELRTYAPHGHELVDPMLHRIASQSVRPYATLNTAQPMPGPGVGPFLDMLARDTLMAGTSLPGRIKNYTLAKFQSEHYESYRDISQVVRNSHQPPLPSPLPATPMDVLTVRNRFGMANPTLQDLFGELHRQGIHYDNILLVHCRCPAVGSMLGRSPSFVAPRGPSPITP is encoded by the coding sequence ATGAACGACCGCAGCAGCTCCGATCCCGCGAGCGGCCTTGATCTCATTTCCAATGACACCCTGCCCCATGGCAGCGCGTTCAGCGTTTCGCCGTTCGCGGAGGACATGCGACCGGCAGAATCCCTGAAGCCGACCGCCGCAGCGCCCGCCGAACCTCACACGCTGAACCACAAAAGATTGATGCGCCAGGCCGTCAGTCCGGTTGCCGAATTGTTGTACGGGTCGGTCTGGGTACTGAAAGCCTGGCAACTGGATCTCGAGTGTCCGCCCTCGACCGTCCGTCATCTGGACCAGCGGCTGGAGGAAACGCTGCAGGCCAGATTTGGCGCACCCATTGACCTTGACGAGCTGCACATCAGTTTCAGCACCGCGCTGGAGCCGGCCGTGGAAACCGACGGTCGGGAGCGGTTCGAGCTGCGCCTGACGTTACGCGAGCTGGGCCGGGAGACCCTGGACCCGCTCGGATTTCTCGCCCTTAAACGCTGCGCCGAGGCTGATCGCCCGCTGTCGGCCTCGACGCCCACCCTGACCGTCTCGGCGTTTTTCGAGCTGCTCATTGAAACCCGATGGACACTGGAATATGAGCAGATGCAGCGTCAGTTCTGGGAGCAGCACGGCAACACGTGGGAGATGCTCGCCAAGCTGGCGTTTCTGGACGGTCTGACCCGTCTGCAGTCGCGCAGGTGGATCGATAACGACGGCCATCTACTGGCGCTGGATGCGCTGGGCCTCACACGTTTCCCGCCAAGTCTCCAGGACCTGCAGTCGCCCAGGCCGCCGGCACGCTCGGTCGTGCGCGGGCTGGCGCTGAACGGCGAGATCATCCCCGGTATCTTCCATGTACGCTCCAACACCACGGGGCATTGCTATGTCCACGTGCTGGGCAGCGCGCCCCTTTGCCATGAGTACGTCAGCGATGACGCGCCGTGGAAGGCGGACAAGGTGCTGGAGGCGATCAACGCATCGGCCTGGCATCGGCTGAATCTCTCCCTCGAGGGCACGCACACCCTCCTCACGCTGGCGGCGCCTTCGGACGGCGTGTTCACCCAACTGCGCGTTGCCCAGCAACACTTTTGCGCTGCAAGACTGAGCGACATCGATGCGGTTGAATCACCTGCCGCATTTATCGACGACGACCACTGCGCTCTCATGCCCATCGAGCCAGCGATGGCATTGGTCAGCGCCCTTGATTACTGGCAGCACCATGAGCCATTGCTGACGCGAATCCCTACGCCCCTCGGGGTTGCGAACCGGCTCATGGGCCAGTGGCTGAGGCAGATGTGTCCCCGGCTCAAGCCGGTCCCGTTGAAGCAGAAGCACACCCTGGTCACGGACCCGCAGCGGGTGTTCATCCGCTACTTGCCCGGCACATCGAGGACGCCTTGGGGTCATCCGCGGATTGCGGCAGGCAACGTGATCGTCACGCCGGATGAAGCGCCCGTCACCCTGGCTCAGGCACTGATAAGCCGGTTCAGGGCGCTTCAGCCTCATGGGTACGATGACGAAGGCGGTCGCTGGGTCGTCTACGCCGACCCCAGCGGCAAGGGGACATGGTCGCCCGAGGCGGAGCTGAATATCAGCGCGCTTGGCGTCGAGGCATACATTCAGGGCATCGACTTTCTCGAGCTGATGCAGCGCCACCTTGACCGGTTCTGGCAACAGCAACGCGCTGATGTCGAGCGCGCGCTCTGGTCGACGTTCGTAAGCCAGGCGCTGCTGGCCTTGAAAAGCGGGGAACTGCCCAGGGACAGCTTCCAGCGGGTCATCGAGGCCGTCGAGCAGGCTCAGCGGGGGCATCCGCCCGAGACGCGGCTTTTGGCGACAGCTCCCGTCCGCTGGAGCGCTGCGGGCTTTTACGTGAGCAACGGCCTGCCACTCGGTGCCGACTGCCCTCCCTGCGTCGGCTTGCTGATGATCACCACTCCCGACCGAGAAGACGGCGTGCTGTACCAGGCCGGGCAGTCCACGCCCTTCGTGCCATTCAGCAATCGTCAGCAGCTCATCAGCCATTTAAAAGCCGCTGCCACCAACCCTGCCTGGCGCGAGACTGTGCTCAATTACATGCCGCGCCGTTTTCACGCCAGGCTCGGTTATGTCCTCGAGCTGTGGGGCGGGGTCCGCTCGCCGACCGAACCGGTCTCGATCCTGCGTCCCTGGACCGAGCCGCTATACAGCCCGGACACCCATGCCGCCCGGCAACATCTTCTAAGCGAGCAGGAAGTGTCCGGCTCGCCCATGGGATTCATCTGTGAGCGCCTGCGTCTTAACAGCCAGTACGACGCCGAGGACAGCATCGTGACCGACCGCGAGCAGGCCCTCGACACGTGGATTCAACACCTCGATCGCTTGCAACTGTTATTGGCTCCGATGGCGCTCGTGCTGCCGGCGGCCTCGATTGCGGCACTGACGGCCAGCGCGGCAAGTGTCGCGCTGGGGATTCAGGCCGCCAACCTTCCCGGCGACCGTCAGGCAGAACGGCGCCAGGCGATGTTCGCCATTCTGTCCCTGGGGCTGTTGCACATGGCGCCGGCCACGCCACGTCTTTTGCAGGCGTTCGGTAAACTCACCGCGCCCGCCGCAGCATGGGGCCCTGGGCTGACTCGAGTGAAGGCTGCGCTGCCGGCCCGTGGTTTTGGCGACTGGTTGCGCAGGGCGACCCACCCGCGCAGGACGCTGCTCAAGCCATTCTTCAATGGGACTGGCCTGATGAAGACGTGGAGCGTTGCGGGCAACGCCGAATTCGGCACTTCAGCGGTTCAGGTGTGGAAGCTGGGACGCAAATTTCTGCTGTGGACATCGGACCGGACCCAGGCCCGCACGCTGGTCGTGAGCAGCCACGGCTACTACTTGCCGTGGACGCGCACGACGGCCATTCCCAATGGCACCGAACTGCGAACCTACGCCCCTCACGGTCACGAGCTGGTCGACCCGATGCTGCACCGGATCGCCAGCCAGTCGGTCCGGCCTTACGCAACGTTGAACACGGCGCAGCCTATGCCCGGTCCGGGCGTCGGGCCTTTTCTCGACATGCTGGCCCGGGACACGCTGATGGCCGGTACTTCGTTGCCGGGGCGCATCAAGAACTACACGCTGGCGAAATTTCAGAGCGAGCACTATGAGAGTTATCGGGACATCAGCCAAGTCGTGCGCAACAGTCACCAACCTCCGCTACCGAGCCCACTCCCTGCAACGCCCATGGATGTGCTGACCGTGCGCAACCGGTTCGGTATGGCCAACCCGACCCTGCAGGACCTGTTCGGTGAGCTGCATCGACAAGGTATTCATTACGACAACATCCTGCTCGTGCATTGCCGCTGTCCTGCCGTGGGATCGATGCTGGGGCGCTCTCCCTCTTTTGTAGCACCCAGGGGCCCATCACCGATCACCCCGTAG
- a CDS encoding cysteine-rich CWC family protein, with the protein MDTHIIDTRICPVCGASNRCTLADPRTVDQACWCFTAEIDPAVLAALPEEVRGQACLCPQCAGVEAKRRDAS; encoded by the coding sequence ATGGACACTCACATTATCGACACCCGCATTTGCCCTGTTTGCGGCGCCAGTAACCGCTGTACCCTGGCTGATCCGCGCACAGTGGACCAGGCCTGCTGGTGTTTTACCGCCGAGATCGACCCGGCGGTATTGGCAGCGCTACCCGAAGAGGTCCGTGGACAGGCATGTCTTTGCCCGCAATGCGCAGGCGTCGAGGCGAAGCGTCGCGATGCGTCTTGA
- a CDS encoding pseudouridine synthase has translation MRLDRFLSNLPRFSRKDVRLALIAGRVQVDGLPVKNPLHEVREFSQVRIDEEVLQHGKPARYFMLHKPPGCVSATVDPQHPTVLDLLDEPDKDDLHIAGRLDFNTSGLMLITNDGHWSRRLTQPTTKLAKVYCVETEDDIGANYVEKFAEGFYFAFEDLTTQPAVLTILDSHRARLSIIEGRYHQVKRMFGHFNNKVTRLHRESMGPLVLDSALAPGQYRALSAGEVALI, from the coding sequence ATGCGTCTTGACCGTTTCCTCAGCAACCTGCCGCGCTTCAGCCGCAAAGATGTACGACTTGCGCTGATCGCAGGCCGCGTGCAGGTCGACGGGTTGCCGGTAAAAAACCCGCTGCATGAGGTCCGCGAATTCAGCCAGGTGCGGATCGATGAAGAAGTCCTTCAGCACGGCAAACCCGCCCGGTATTTCATGCTGCACAAACCTCCGGGTTGCGTCAGCGCAACCGTCGATCCGCAGCACCCCACCGTGCTCGACCTGCTGGATGAACCCGACAAGGACGATCTTCACATCGCCGGCCGTCTGGATTTCAACACTTCCGGGCTCATGCTTATTACCAATGACGGCCACTGGTCGCGCCGTCTGACGCAGCCAACCACCAAGCTGGCGAAGGTCTATTGCGTCGAGACCGAAGACGACATCGGCGCGAACTACGTCGAAAAATTTGCTGAAGGGTTTTATTTTGCGTTTGAAGACCTGACGACACAGCCCGCCGTGCTGACGATCCTGGACAGTCATCGCGCCCGGTTGAGCATCATCGAAGGGCGCTACCACCAGGTCAAACGCATGTTCGGCCACTTCAACAACAAGGTGACCCGGCTGCACCGCGAAAGCATGGGGCCACTGGTGCTCGACTCCGCGCTGGCGCCTGGACAATACAGGGCGCTGAGTGCCGGCGAAGTCGCGTTGATCTGA
- a CDS encoding alpha/beta fold hydrolase: protein MKPEIAVLDIQGQFRVYTELYRADAAEKTIILVNGSLATTTSFAQTVRNLHPQFNVVLYDPPYAGKSKPHNAHERPLTKELEGQLLLELIDHFNAELLMSFSWGGAAALVALAHRPKRIEKAVISSFSPVISDPLRDYLERGRQHFGTYNRHGVGELLNSTLGKHLPSLFKRYNHKHVSSLDAHEYAQMHHHIDHVLDASNHPQMKAAKRINVPVLFMNGAWDEYTSAADARHFAHYIRDCHFSTLQDAGHFLDMENKAACLASKEALHGFLTPTPEPRRVHYRTGQLQQAFAV from the coding sequence ATGAAGCCAGAAATCGCTGTGCTGGATATTCAGGGCCAGTTCCGGGTTTACACGGAGCTCTACCGCGCAGACGCCGCCGAGAAGACCATCATTCTGGTCAACGGCTCGCTCGCCACGACCACCTCCTTCGCCCAGACCGTGCGCAACCTGCATCCGCAATTCAACGTCGTGCTGTACGACCCGCCTTACGCCGGCAAATCAAAACCCCACAATGCCCATGAACGCCCGCTGACCAAAGAGCTTGAAGGCCAACTGCTGCTGGAGCTCATCGACCATTTCAACGCCGAACTCCTGATGTCGTTCTCATGGGGCGGCGCGGCGGCGCTGGTCGCCCTGGCCCACCGGCCCAAACGCATCGAAAAGGCAGTCATCAGCTCGTTCTCACCCGTCATCAGCGACCCTCTGCGCGACTACCTCGAGCGCGGCCGGCAACACTTCGGCACCTACAACCGCCATGGCGTCGGGGAGTTGCTCAACAGCACCTTGGGCAAACACTTACCCTCGCTGTTCAAACGCTACAACCACAAGCACGTCAGCTCCCTGGATGCGCATGAATACGCGCAGATGCACCACCACATCGATCATGTGCTGGACGCGAGCAATCATCCCCAGATGAAAGCGGCCAAGCGCATCAATGTGCCGGTGCTGTTCATGAACGGCGCATGGGACGAATACACCTCGGCTGCCGACGCCCGGCACTTCGCCCACTACATTCGCGACTGCCATTTCAGCACCCTTCAGGATGCCGGGCACTTTCTGGACATGGAGAACAAGGCCGCGTGCCTGGCATCGAAAGAGGCGCTGCACGGGTTTCTGACGCCCACGCCTGAACCCCGCCGCGTTCATTACAGAACGGGTCAGTTGCAACAGGCGTTTGCGGTGTGA